In Sporocytophaga myxococcoides DSM 11118, one DNA window encodes the following:
- a CDS encoding CinA family protein, whose translation MSSIHSDLDLIKDILISNNQTVSVAESVTGGNIQALLASVSMAIDFYQGGITTYNIGQKVRHLGVEPIHAIKCNSVSDKVARELAIGALKLFMSDFSIAVTGYVGPDENNDSDKPIAYISIARISNEEISEVHHEKIEYELKERDEVQRYFAECAIRIFGEYLSKRTF comes from the coding sequence ATGAGCTCCATACATTCAGATCTTGATTTGATAAAAGACATTTTAATCTCCAATAACCAGACCGTTTCAGTTGCGGAAAGTGTGACTGGCGGAAATATCCAAGCGCTTTTAGCATCTGTTTCAATGGCTATTGATTTTTATCAGGGAGGTATAACAACTTATAACATAGGGCAAAAAGTCAGGCATCTGGGAGTAGAACCTATCCATGCAATCAAATGTAATAGTGTTTCTGATAAAGTAGCCAGGGAATTGGCTATAGGAGCGTTAAAACTATTTATGAGTGATTTTTCCATTGCGGTGACAGGTTATGTGGGGCCTGATGAAAACAACGATTCTGATAAGCCTATAGCATACATATCTATTGCTAGGATTTCCAATGAAGAAATCTCTGAAGTTCATCATGAAAAAATAGAATACGAATTAAAGGAAAGGGATGAAGTACAAAGGTATTTTG
- a CDS encoding SDR family NAD(P)-dependent oxidoreductase: protein MANDKKNVLITGGTSGIGLELAKLFAQEGFDLVLVARDFSELQAISVEFHHQFGIQVITIEKDLSKKDAPFEVCEEIRSKNIQIDILVNNAGQGAYGKFSETDINRELEIIQLNIAAYVVLTKYFLKDMLSRNEGRILNVASIAGKMPGPWQSVYHGTKAFVLSWTEAIQQEIKDTNITITSLLPGATATDFFHKADMEEATLVQKGDLADPEQVAKDGYKALMSGELKVVSGWKNKAQVVMSGILPDKAVAAMSEKQNKPAE, encoded by the coding sequence ATGGCAAATGATAAAAAAAATGTATTGATTACTGGAGGAACCAGTGGGATCGGGCTCGAACTGGCAAAGTTATTTGCTCAGGAAGGTTTCGACCTTGTCCTAGTTGCCAGGGACTTTTCAGAACTCCAGGCAATTTCAGTAGAATTTCACCATCAATTTGGCATTCAAGTAATCACTATTGAAAAAGATTTATCAAAAAAAGACGCACCATTTGAAGTCTGTGAAGAAATAAGATCTAAAAACATCCAAATTGATATATTGGTAAACAATGCAGGACAAGGTGCTTATGGAAAGTTTTCTGAGACAGATATAAATCGCGAATTGGAAATCATTCAATTGAATATCGCTGCATACGTTGTACTGACAAAGTACTTCCTAAAAGATATGCTTTCAAGAAATGAAGGAAGGATATTAAATGTTGCCTCAATTGCAGGAAAAATGCCCGGTCCATGGCAATCTGTATACCATGGAACTAAAGCATTTGTTCTTTCCTGGACAGAGGCAATACAACAGGAAATTAAAGATACGAATATAACAATCACATCTCTTCTGCCAGGTGCTACAGCAACTGACTTCTTTCATAAAGCGGATATGGAGGAAGCAACATTGGTACAGAAAGGAGATTTAGCTGATCCGGAACAGGTAGCAAAAGATGGATATAAAGCATTGATGTCAGGAGAACTAAAAGTAGTTTCAGGTTGGAAAAATAAAGCACAAGTAGTCATGAGTGGCATTCTTCCTGATAAAGCTGTTGCAGCAATGTCAGAAAAGCAAAACAAACCTGCTGAATAA
- a CDS encoding MFS transporter, translating into MNLTPSEAPLTEHQVKKGLNLIVKDGLMAEAMATFTGGAFLVSYALKLGASNFQIGLLASMPTLTNLFQLLAIYLIYLIGNRRKLSVATSLFARLPLLFISLIPFLFSPSTGLSLLILFLSFHYILGAISGCSWNSWMKDLVPEDQLGTYFSNRSRLIQMLNVALSLACAFFLDFIKSKFPQWEMNTYSIMFFLGGLAGLYGVYIVSKVPEPKLAAIKTNVFRLFKTPFKEKNFRNLLIFNSFWAFAVNLAAPFFSVYLLKMLNLPLSYVIGFSILSQATNILFIRVWGKYSDKYSNKTILRICGPIYLCCIFAFTFTTMPHAHGLTLPLLVLIYMFNGISVAGINLSLTNIGMKLAPKEGEATAFLTIRGLTNAFFAGIAPIIGGYFVDFFSKRELSFNFEWKAPDGDFVLHTLNIQTWDFFFLFAFLLGIVALYRLSYVKEKGDVHQKVVINEISSSFRKELKSNAMFQGIKSMFYIPFSFFSILKRKRRIYKYKVKKKATSGVSKLVSISESPKGHHSKESKLIKA; encoded by the coding sequence ATGAATTTAACTCCATCAGAAGCTCCTCTTACTGAACATCAGGTAAAAAAAGGATTAAACCTGATCGTGAAAGACGGTCTCATGGCAGAAGCAATGGCAACCTTTACAGGTGGTGCGTTTTTAGTATCTTATGCATTAAAGTTGGGAGCATCAAATTTTCAGATTGGATTGCTGGCTTCGATGCCTACTTTAACAAATCTTTTCCAATTACTGGCAATTTATTTGATATACCTGATTGGAAACAGGAGAAAACTTTCAGTAGCAACTTCTTTGTTTGCAAGGCTTCCATTGTTATTTATAAGTCTTATTCCATTTCTATTTTCACCATCTACAGGATTATCTCTCTTGATTCTGTTTCTTTCCTTTCATTATATATTAGGAGCAATAAGCGGCTGTAGCTGGAATTCATGGATGAAAGACCTTGTACCTGAAGATCAACTTGGAACTTATTTTTCAAACAGAAGCCGGCTTATACAAATGTTAAATGTGGCGTTGAGCCTGGCTTGTGCTTTCTTCCTGGATTTTATAAAATCAAAGTTTCCTCAATGGGAAATGAACACATATTCAATTATGTTTTTTCTTGGCGGTCTGGCAGGATTATATGGGGTTTATATCGTATCAAAAGTTCCTGAACCTAAATTAGCAGCTATCAAGACAAATGTATTTAGACTTTTCAAAACTCCATTCAAAGAGAAAAACTTTAGAAATCTTTTAATATTTAATTCATTCTGGGCTTTTGCTGTAAACCTTGCAGCCCCCTTCTTCAGTGTATATCTTCTGAAGATGTTGAATTTACCATTATCTTATGTTATCGGTTTTTCTATTCTTAGTCAGGCAACAAACATTCTCTTTATAAGAGTTTGGGGAAAATACTCTGACAAATACAGCAATAAAACCATACTCAGAATATGCGGTCCAATATATCTGTGTTGCATATTTGCATTTACATTCACAACGATGCCTCATGCACATGGTCTCACACTACCATTGCTTGTTCTGATTTATATGTTTAATGGAATTTCGGTTGCAGGAATAAATCTTTCCCTAACAAACATAGGAATGAAGCTTGCCCCTAAAGAGGGAGAAGCAACAGCATTCCTGACAATAAGAGGTCTGACAAATGCATTCTTTGCAGGAATTGCACCTATCATTGGTGGGTATTTTGTAGACTTCTTTTCAAAAAGAGAATTGTCGTTCAACTTTGAATGGAAAGCACCAGACGGTGATTTCGTCTTACATACATTAAATATTCAAACCTGGGACTTCTTCTTCTTGTTTGCATTCTTATTGGGTATAGTTGCATTATACAGACTATCCTATGTGAAAGAAAAAGGCGATGTACATCAGAAAGTTGTAATAAATGAAATATCCTCAAGCTTCAGAAAGGAATTAAAAAGTAATGCTATGTTCCAGGGAATCAAAAGCATGTTTTATATACCATTTTCATTTTTCTCAATACTTAAGAGAAAGAGAAGAATTTATAAATACAAAGTAAAGAAGAAAGCAACCAGCGGCGTTTCAAAATTGGTTTCTATCTCTGAAAGCCCAAAAGGACATCATTCCAAAGAAAGTAAATTAATAAAAGCTTAA
- a CDS encoding glycosyltransferase family 9 protein, whose amino-acid sequence MENFKDWQNIRNILCIRLDNMGDVLMTTPAFKALKEGFPERKITLLTSSSGKAIAQFIPTIDRIIVFDTPWVKNIGEISTMQTLEMIEFLRNEKYDGAIIFTVYSQNPLPAAMLCHLAGIPRVLGYCRENPYKLISDWVPETEPLTEIKHEVTRQLDLVGYTGSFTTNKELNICLPEYYDTNLTELMKRKGIMENEYIVIHPGASEEKRMFCLEKFSEATLLMINSLGLPVVVTGNKEERNLAEVIENKTNNKVFNLAGELNLGEFISLIKKAKVVVSNNTGSVHIAAATQTPVVVLYALTNPQHAPWCVPHEVLPFDVPLDTQSKNTIISYAYKKSFVNKPKEITPEVILSAVKQLIKPSREPNLTILVQT is encoded by the coding sequence ATGGAAAATTTTAAAGATTGGCAGAATATTAGGAATATACTGTGCATTCGTCTGGATAACATGGGGGATGTCCTTATGACAACCCCAGCTTTTAAAGCTTTAAAAGAAGGTTTTCCGGAGAGAAAAATTACTTTACTAACTTCTTCTTCAGGAAAAGCAATTGCGCAATTTATTCCTACTATTGACCGCATCATAGTATTCGACACACCTTGGGTTAAAAATATAGGTGAAATCTCTACTATGCAAACTTTAGAAATGATTGAATTCTTGAGAAACGAAAAGTATGATGGTGCAATAATTTTTACAGTATATAGTCAGAATCCTTTGCCAGCAGCTATGCTATGCCATCTGGCAGGAATTCCAAGAGTATTAGGGTATTGTCGTGAAAATCCTTATAAACTCATTTCTGACTGGGTACCGGAAACAGAGCCTCTTACAGAAATAAAACATGAAGTTACAAGACAGCTGGATTTGGTAGGATATACGGGAAGTTTTACCACAAATAAAGAATTGAATATTTGTCTTCCTGAATATTATGATACAAACCTGACAGAACTAATGAAGAGAAAGGGGATTATGGAAAATGAATATATTGTTATACACCCCGGAGCCAGTGAAGAAAAGAGAATGTTCTGTCTGGAGAAATTTTCTGAAGCTACCCTTTTAATGATAAACTCATTAGGATTGCCAGTAGTGGTGACAGGTAATAAGGAGGAAAGAAACCTGGCAGAAGTTATAGAAAATAAGACTAATAATAAAGTTTTTAATTTAGCAGGAGAATTAAATCTGGGAGAGTTTATTTCCTTAATTAAAAAAGCTAAAGTTGTAGTGTCGAATAATACAGGGAGCGTGCATATTGCAGCTGCAACTCAGACACCTGTTGTTGTTCTGTATGCACTTACTAATCCTCAACATGCTCCATGGTGTGTTCCTCACGAGGTTTTACCATTTGATGTTCCTCTTGATACGCAAAGCAAAAATACTATAATTAGTTATGCTTATAAAAAGTCTTTTGTTAATAAACCGAAAGAGATAACTCCCGAAGTGATTTTGTCAGCAGTTAAGCAGCTGATTAAACCATCCCGGGAGCCTAATCTTACAATATTGGTGCAAACCTGA
- the rfaE2 gene encoding D-glycero-beta-D-manno-heptose 1-phosphate adenylyltransferase: MNNQYYNLIGNFEGKKILIVGDAILDTYIKGYSERLSREAPVPIINVEEQIHECGGAANTAINCSALGAEVIFITVLGKDNDGKELIDVLKSNKINTDYIIQEKNRSTLSKRRVTASSSILLRIDEGNTDSISSETESVLYDRIKKIYHSVDAVILSDYGYGILTESVIKHLRKLKSEKEKIFVIDSKDLKKFKSIQPKAVKPNYEETVTLLNLSKITNNARIKQVSVKGEKLLEVTGAEVVISTMDADGSFLFEKGKEPFWIKAIPGDNRNAIGAGDTFISAFALSLCCKNDAKAALEIASAAASIVVQKEGTCSCSAEELKGYFSGNPKYFNSLLSLVGKIEKFRVSGKKIVFTNGCFDILHKGHIDLLNQAKSFGDILIVGLNSDISIKRLKGEDRPINSLEDRISVLSGLATIDFIISFEEDSPSKIIQAIKPDFFVKGGDYKTKIIPEASIVNEFGGEVRVVGFIEDKSTTNIINKIKDSSPSSKAV; this comes from the coding sequence ATGAATAATCAATACTATAATTTGATAGGGAATTTTGAGGGTAAAAAAATATTGATCGTTGGAGATGCCATTCTCGATACATATATAAAAGGTTATTCTGAGCGTCTTAGCAGGGAAGCTCCGGTTCCTATTATTAATGTTGAAGAGCAAATTCACGAATGCGGCGGAGCTGCCAATACAGCAATAAATTGTTCAGCATTAGGTGCTGAGGTAATTTTTATTACAGTGCTCGGTAAAGATAATGATGGTAAAGAGCTTATCGATGTACTTAAAAGTAATAAGATTAATACCGATTATATTATCCAGGAAAAAAATAGAAGTACTTTATCAAAAAGGAGAGTCACCGCATCATCCTCGATACTTCTAAGAATTGACGAAGGAAATACAGATTCTATTTCTTCGGAAACCGAATCAGTATTATATGATAGAATAAAAAAGATTTATCATAGTGTTGACGCTGTTATACTTTCTGACTATGGGTATGGAATTTTAACTGAATCAGTTATAAAGCATCTAAGGAAACTAAAGTCAGAAAAAGAAAAAATATTCGTCATAGACTCAAAAGATTTAAAAAAATTTAAATCCATACAGCCTAAGGCTGTAAAGCCAAATTATGAAGAGACTGTAACCCTTTTAAATCTTTCTAAAATAACTAACAATGCCAGAATTAAACAGGTATCTGTCAAAGGTGAAAAATTGCTTGAAGTTACAGGTGCTGAAGTTGTAATATCTACAATGGATGCAGATGGATCTTTCTTATTTGAAAAAGGTAAAGAACCTTTTTGGATTAAAGCTATACCTGGAGACAATAGAAATGCCATAGGCGCAGGAGATACATTTATAAGTGCATTCGCACTTTCTTTGTGTTGTAAAAATGATGCCAAAGCAGCCTTGGAAATTGCCTCAGCTGCAGCATCAATTGTTGTTCAGAAAGAAGGAACATGTAGCTGCAGCGCTGAGGAACTGAAAGGCTATTTTAGTGGAAATCCAAAATATTTCAATTCGTTGTTAAGCCTTGTTGGCAAAATTGAAAAATTCAGAGTAAGCGGAAAAAAAATTGTTTTTACTAATGGCTGCTTTGATATTCTTCACAAGGGACACATAGATCTTTTAAATCAGGCGAAGAGTTTCGGTGATATATTAATTGTAGGCTTAAATAGTGATATAAGTATTAAAAGACTTAAAGGGGAGGATCGTCCGATAAATAGTCTGGAAGATCGAATCAGTGTATTGTCAGGTTTAGCAACAATTGACTTTATAATATCTTTTGAAGAAGATTCACCTTCAAAAATAATTCAGGCAATAAAACCTGATTTTTTTGTCAAAGGTGGAGATTATAAGACAAAAATCATTCCTGAAGCAAGTATTGTAAATGAGTTTGGAGGAGAAGTGAGGGTCGTAGGTTTTATTGAAGATAAATCGACAACGAATATTATAAATAAAATTAAAGATTCCAGCCCTTCTTCTAAAGCTGTATAA
- a CDS encoding D-glycero-alpha-D-manno-heptose-1,7-bisphosphate 7-phosphatase, whose amino-acid sequence MERAIFLDKDGTLIKDIPYNVDTKKIVVFENAFKGLKELQDMGFKIIVVTNQSGVGLGYCKEEEVKNVGEYLFTYLNRFSIRLDGYYYCPHHPGSTHPEYRRDCSCRKPKEGMILTAANIHDINLSNSWMIGDILNDVEAGSRAGCKTILINNGNETEWLLGPYRRPDFVAENLKDALESIVDLNRKLKV is encoded by the coding sequence TTTCTTGACAAAGATGGGACACTGATAAAAGACATTCCCTACAATGTGGATACAAAAAAAATTGTTGTTTTTGAAAATGCGTTTAAGGGGCTAAAAGAATTACAGGACATGGGGTTTAAAATTATAGTGGTTACCAATCAGTCTGGAGTTGGCCTGGGATATTGCAAAGAAGAAGAAGTTAAAAATGTAGGTGAATATTTATTCACCTATTTAAATCGATTTTCAATCCGGTTAGATGGTTATTATTATTGTCCTCATCATCCAGGTAGTACTCACCCTGAATACCGAAGAGACTGTAGTTGCAGAAAGCCTAAAGAAGGCATGATATTAACAGCGGCCAACATTCATGATATAAATTTATCCAATTCATGGATGATAGGAGATATTCTTAATGATGTGGAAGCAGGTAGCAGGGCCGGTTGTAAAACGATACTCATAAACAATGGGAATGAAACAGAATGGCTGTTAGGTCCATATAGGAGACCAGACTTTGTTGCTGAGAATTTGAAAGATGCATTGGAAAGTATTGTTGATTTAAACAGAAAGCTTAAGGTATGA